One Parasphingorhabdus cellanae genomic region harbors:
- a CDS encoding DUF1295 domain-containing protein has product MSLKLFIALVVTVLIGGLVALAGSQGGVTFGAMPVFLICGIMAFGINWLAFIPANAAKTEKYYDLTGSFTYLSLMIIAGLLSAPLDARSSIIALMVVIWAVRLGSFLFLRIRDDGGDQRFDEIKKSPARFFLTWTLQGIWVLLTAASALVIITNSTRLPLDIFAYVGIALWVIGFAIEVISDKQKREFRKSPENKGRFISSGLWAWSRHPNYFGEILLWFGVTVVSLPVLTGWQWVTIISPIFVAFLIIRISGIPKLEANAKKKWGDEKAYQEYVDSVPLLIPKPPKG; this is encoded by the coding sequence ATGAGCCTGAAATTATTTATCGCACTTGTTGTGACAGTGCTCATCGGCGGTTTGGTTGCTCTGGCCGGTAGTCAAGGCGGCGTCACTTTTGGTGCGATGCCGGTATTTTTGATCTGCGGGATCATGGCCTTTGGCATTAACTGGCTGGCGTTCATTCCGGCCAATGCCGCGAAGACCGAAAAATATTATGATCTGACGGGCTCGTTTACCTATCTATCGCTGATGATCATCGCTGGCTTGCTGTCTGCGCCGCTGGATGCTCGTTCGAGCATTATTGCCCTGATGGTTGTCATTTGGGCCGTTAGACTGGGATCGTTCCTGTTCCTGCGTATTCGCGATGACGGCGGTGACCAGCGATTTGATGAAATCAAAAAATCGCCCGCGCGCTTCTTTCTGACCTGGACCCTGCAAGGCATATGGGTCCTGCTGACCGCGGCAAGCGCCTTGGTCATCATCACCAACAGCACGCGGCTACCGCTCGACATATTTGCATATGTCGGTATCGCGCTGTGGGTCATAGGCTTTGCGATTGAGGTCATATCCGACAAGCAAAAAAGGGAGTTTCGCAAATCGCCTGAGAATAAAGGGCGCTTTATTTCCTCCGGCCTGTGGGCATGGTCTCGACACCCGAATTATTTTGGAGAGATATTGCTATGGTTCGGTGTCACGGTCGTATCTTTACCGGTGCTGACCGGCTGGCAATGGGTGACGATCATCTCGCCGATATTTGTCGCTTTCCTGATCATTCGCATCAGCGGTATTCCCAAGCTGGAGGCGAATGCAAAAAAGAAATGGGGCGACGAAAAAGCATATCAGGAATATGTGGATTCCGTGCCGCTGCTAATTCCCAAACCGCCGAAGGGTTGA